The following proteins come from a genomic window of Vallitaleaceae bacterium 9-2:
- a CDS encoding ferritin-like domain-containing protein encodes MGKKAVEISRLDVDKLIQMLNEALAEEWLAYYQYWIGARMIEGPMRSEVEPELLLHANEELGHAELIVERIIQLGGTPILNPNKWVEFAKCDYEEPIDPYIEVVLEQNLKGERCAIQRYEDIAEYTDGKDYSTYQMATQILNDELEHEHDIEDFLADLHRLKEDIRKLRL; translated from the coding sequence GTGGGAAAAAAAGCTGTTGAAATTTCAAGACTTGATGTAGACAAATTAATACAGATGTTGAACGAAGCACTTGCAGAAGAATGGTTAGCTTATTATCAATATTGGATTGGAGCACGCATGATAGAAGGTCCGATGCGTAGTGAAGTAGAGCCTGAGCTTTTGCTACATGCCAATGAAGAACTTGGACATGCAGAGCTTATTGTAGAACGTATTATCCAGCTAGGGGGGACACCGATTTTAAACCCTAATAAGTGGGTTGAATTTGCAAAGTGTGATTATGAAGAACCGATAGACCCATATATTGAAGTTGTCCTTGAGCAGAATCTAAAAGGTGAACGGTGTGCGATTCAGCGATATGAAGATATTGCTGAGTATACGGATGGTAAGGATTACTCTACATATCAAATGGCAACACAGATTCTTAATGATGAACTAGAGCATGAACATGACATTGAAGACTTTCTTGCAGATTTACATCGATTAAAAGAGGAC